The sequence below is a genomic window from Chelmon rostratus isolate fCheRos1 chromosome 24, fCheRos1.pri, whole genome shotgun sequence.
AACAGACCCATTAGCAGGATTAGCAAATAGCTTTTGAGTAAACGAAGCAATGATTGACCTTGCAGTGATGCTCAGCTGCACAACCTGTGAGCCGGGCTGATGCTCATCCAGCTCCGAGTCTTGTTGCACGACACGGCTCCGACAGTCCCACTGCGTGAGCTGTGAGCGGCTGCTTTAAAGTGCGTCTGCAGCCAGGCCTGCGCTGATGAAGCAATTTGCAGAAACACCATCTCCGTGCAGACGCAGCAGCGCTTTCCTGCAGGGAGACGACTGCGTTTGTGTTGATGAATTATCTTTAGAACACCCACCTACTCCCTTACACTCCACCCCTGACGTAGGCAGACATATAACATTCAACTAACAGCGTTTTAAAGAGATCCCTTTGATGTAAAGAAGATATTTTTTATGTTATAATGAAATTTTTCTCATTATTATAACCACATTATTCCATTTTAGCAAGACAAACAACAACGAACCACTTGTTATATCACAAAATATACATatgtcattaaaataacaaatgtaaaacatgacaaaagaaTATTTTGAGGATTGAAGTTGATTTGTTGTATGTGTATGTTGCTTGTACAGATGAACGAAAGCACACGTGTGATGTCCATTCAtacctgaaaaacacaaaaactgtaCAACAAACTACAGGCGAACAAATACAAGCATCAGTTCAATGAAGTTAATATATCAAGatctttcctccatctttcagTGCCAAATTTTGTAAGGTGATGCTATTATGAGGCTCGCTGAGCATCAAGTAGTCTGAAAGGCAGAAGAGTGGATTTCCAGTCAATAgtgaacacaaagaaagaaagaaaagggacaaAAGCAGTAAAATCAAGTCAATTCTATGAACATTTATGAATGtaaccattattattattccttaTTCAAAACGATACAGTCTAAGACTTCTACAAGTTCAATCTTCAATTATTCTCTGAGCACGTCATAACTTCCATATATCACTAttacaaataacaaaaagtGGGTTTTCCTGTAAGAGGAAGGGATGCAGGCCTGTTTAAACACAGGCACGATGCTGGTGCATGATATTTGCTGGGAAAACCTCCTCAATAAcgtttaaaaagaaataaatactaACACTTCCAGACAAAGGTAAACATTAGTCCCAGTGCGAGATCTTCTCTTCACATGCACCATTTTGCTCCGACGATCAACAATCCCACAGGGAGAAATCCATCATAGCAGAGGCAGAAATACCAATTTTTTCATCCGACAGCGGTCTCAGtagaccagaatgcaatgcagccaCAAAACGTATTGTCTTTTGACTACTGGTTGATTTGCTTTCCACCTACATGTTTAACCCCACGGCTGAGAGGAACAAGTACactcctgttctctctctcccggCCAGATGGTTTCAACAAAGTTTCCGGAGTATTAAAAGTCAGGAGAGAAAGTACAGACTCACAAAATGTTCAATGTGAAAAGTGCACGATGtaacacacgtgcacacactggAAAAAAGACTGATCATGAATTCATATTGGTTACGTACAATGGTACAACAGTATGCAAGGATGATTCTTCCTCTTTGGACTGAAATTCCAGTCGGTAGACTTGTGGTTTtaacctttttggcttgtgagcCCTAAAAATGAAGCAGCTCGTGACCTCGGCACAGGCGATGGACTTGTGTAGGAGTTTTATCTTCGGAGGCCTCAGGAGGTatttcatcagaaaaacagggaaaaatcaggtaaaaagtggaaaaataaacattattaaatgaattaatcataattaaaaagcagcatGTATTGGTTTTTGGTCACTTGACACTAGTGGAACAAGCTAGACAGCAACGACATACTTCATAAAACAGTTTTGGCTAACACGTTAGCAGGCAGTTGCAGATATGTGACAACACTAGCATTCatgtattatatatttattgatttccACATGtatttccacattttctctgttttggcAAACTTTATGACACTcattcaaacaaatgcatttcagtaAAGTTTGGGGCCATAAGACttaaacaataagctgaaagacgctaaaactCTGAACTGAGTGAACCGGCAAGACTgagtgataattctctgtgggtttgtcactacaagtGACCGTTTTCACATTAAatcactttattattattatgattgttCAGTTGTGTTGCACAGTGGGGTGAGTGGTGGGTCAGGTGGGTGCAAGAGAACTAAGGAGCCACAATTAGCTTCATTTCTTCATGACTAAATACTGCTATTATGTGTAAAATATAGCTGTGGTCTAGTGTGTTAACCTTTGTATTCTGTACAACATTTACAGTTTAAACAACAGTTGAGGCTATTTTACCCTGCAAAGGTGGAGTGAACAGCGGCTGTGGcgcatgtgaatgtgtttataCTGTTGGCAGGGTGTAATTACAGCACTGTGGCTTTTTGCATAAGTAATTAAAACTCACAAACACTGGTCTTCAACCACtgaatgctaaatgctaacgaCAACCGAAAATGCTAGAAGTGAGTGAGCTCTAATCCTAACATGCAAGAAAAAAGCAATTAAGGATAAAAAACTGAtgtcaaaacagtaaaaagacacacacacacacacccacacacagaaacctgagATAAAAACGAGCCAGATAAAAGCCATTTCTGACAAACTTTGTTCAGCTGCAATCTCCACGAAAAACCTCAAAGAGTGCGATGAAATAAAGCGAGCTGCTAATATGAAAGTAAACGCGGTCGCCAGGTTCAATGTTTCCATGTAGGTGAGTCACCTGTTTCCTCATCCGAGCTGACGCTGTTGTAACGACCCCCCGAGGTGGGACAGCCGGTGTGGAAAGGGTGATCTGTCATGTCCAGTGTGAGCGAGGGGGACGTCAGCGAGCTCCAGAGTGTGTCGCCGTGAGCGTTTGTGTGCGTCCGTGCGCCCAGACAAAATGTTTGCGCCCGTGTTTTCGACTCACCTCACGGTGCCAGACAAGGTTACGGTTATTATGACCATAAAGAAGCCCGGAGCGCTTCTCTTGGCGACGGTTATTGTGTCCTGCGATTATCTCCCATCAGCCCACGGCCGTCACATCCTGCACATTCCCCCACTGACACGAGCCCACTGCCACTTAATTTCATTGTCGATTATCTGCTCGAGCGCAGGGAAGAAGAGCAGCTCTCCTGAATTAAGTAAATTGGAAGCGATAGGAGTGAGGAAGAAACCTCTGATGTAATGTATCGGTTGACCTTGTGCCCCCCCCTTCCCATCTGACTCCAGCCTGCTGGGTAATGGAGGTTATTTCCCCTCATGTCTCTTGAGTAACACGGTTTTGGTGTTTATCTCTGAAAACTTTTATCAGCTGCAGTCTCCATAGAGGTAATATCCATTTCTTCCCTATTCATCTCTttcacccacacagacacattcatacactcacgtaaacaacacacacacacacggcaccTCGAGTGAAGTGTGAATAATAGCAGCTATTAATCTCCCGGACACTTTGAGGTTTGATTGAATTTGTTCCGTGAAGCTAGCCTTGACACCGCGTAGGATTTTCCATCTATTCAGGCTTCACgttgtcacttttttttctgcgGTAAACCCGCAAATTTGTGTGATGAATGCGAAGGACTGCAATCACAGCAAGCTTATCAGCGAGGAGGGGCCCGGAcgggagagaggagatgattACAGGAGGTCAGGCAGAGCGAGAGCGACTGGACGTCACGGACAGacaaactacaaactacaacGTCTGCACATGGCGACTGCTGCGTGTGTGAAAGATCATTGTCGTGGCAAATAAAGTGTGGTTAAGGGACTGTTAAGGTTAGGAAAGTCCAGCTGAAGTTTAACTGGTCTGCACCTAAAGCTCACATTTGTGaatctttattcttttttaatgaagaaacaAGCACAAGTGTTTTGGCTGGTGAGCAGTGCCACATGCACACAATTAGACCAATCAAGCACTGGCATAGACGACTTGGGGATGCTGAAGAAAgcggagaagaagaaagagaaacacctGGTTAAGGTGGGATAAGATCGAGGTGGATTACAGGTCTGTGATGAGACAAACTCTGGTCTGCAAACACATCCACCACCTCGACCTCCACGCCCTCGCTTTCTTCCTCGCTACATAAAAGACACACCGCTTCCTCCGCTGGTGCTGAATGTTAGCAACGGCTATTTATTCTTCCCTGTCTGATGGCTTTTCAGCAATATTGCTCCAATCCAATTGTACAATTAATGGCCAGAGTATGAAAATTCTGCCTTTTTTACGGTCCACTTTAAATGTAATTGTGATTCATGatggctttctctctctgaattTGTCTTATCTTCTCAAAGCCTGCAGTCATTTTGGCCAAAACATGGCATTTTATGTAGATAATACTGACTTGGCAGTGAGTTGAATATTAAATTGAGCAGTGGTTGTTCCTTCCACCTTGCCAGACTTaacaacaagcagcaaatgCTGTGAGCTACAGCcaattaataaatgtaaaacacttgCTGCAAAATCCAGATCAATAGGAACTTCTGATGTGTATccatgtgcagtatgtgcaaCAGCTCAGGATAAAGGCCTCAGCACGACAGGcacaaaatgtttgcattttcctCCGCGGTGTTCTCACAAAGCATTTCGTGTTGACAAGTTCggagaaaaatgtcaaacaagtcaaacaagAAAACGTCTGTGAGGTTTTTTTCCCCATAACACGCTCTGTCTATAAATTCATGCATTCCATCTCTGCAAAGCCCGCTCGAAATAGccttgttttcacatttaaagctgTGTTGTCTGTCAACAGCACGGAACCAGCCAAACCAGGCTCTCAGGCATCTGCTGAGGATTTCCCAGTACGAACCGAATCAGACAGGGGGAAACTGCGAGAGAGGAGGCAGATCGAGTCGATGGAGGCTTAAGCCTGGCTTAGATTatctgagacagagaggagatgaaatgagagaaatggGGCCAGAGAGCgaaaggtaaaaaaacaaatggagaaaaagagaacGAGCAGACAAGtatgcagaaaacacagcccGCCATTATTCTTGTGAGACACCTTTATGGGAGATTACAAGTCTTTTTCAGGCATCGATCGACGCTCTGTGCTATTTTTCCATCTTTAaactcctccatcctccctcctggAAAGCAGtcgtcttctcctccttttccccaCCGTCTCTTCGGGCGTGTTCCCAGCGGTTCGTGTTTCTGAAGCAAAAAAATTGCAAGTGAGATGTGGGTCAGGTGAGGAGTGAGATGGATGTGCTTTTAATACAGATTAATTACCTCCCAAATAAGGCAATGAACTCCCCACGGGTCCCCACCAGAGTGTCCTGGACCGCGGTTTATGACTGAAAGAGTCCATTTTGTCGagaagcaaattaaaacagcatCTCGGACCCAACGTGTGGACAAAAGCAGCTCAGccctctgctgcagatgtgATGCATGAGATGTAAAAGTGACCAAACCTGCTAAATCAGTGTTAAACGTCTTAGTGCAGTGGGCTGTAGGAGTTTAATCAAAGTCAATGACCCAGCGTAAAAGACCAGGAGGGTTTCAGAGTCCGGGAGCAGAAGCTTTCAGCTATGGCTGTCAGACATCATTGGGGAATATCTCTACGAAGACTGATACAactgtgcttctgtctgtcagagCCAGGGGACAACgagcttagcctagcataacACGTGAAAAGGCAAAAAGAGCGAGCagagcctggctctgtccaaagttaaaCTCATTCTGTTTGATTGGTTGTCTCGCTGTatccccctgctttcagtcctTGTGCGACACACTTTCAACACCGGCTTTTTGTTATTATGAGCAGCACacgcttgtttgtttgttgttgttgtcatgttgGTTTTtgagcagtgagagcagagagcatgGTTTACCGTCTAATTAACCACTTAATATAACGTTTTTTTTTGCCTGCCagtctgtttgactgacagttttattgatcaCCGATAGCAGTGacttgaaatgtaaaaaaatgtaaatgtaaaaaaaaaaaaaaaagtagcttGGCTGCAGTAAACTTTAGCCAAGCCGCGGTAGCTTAGCTCGCCACAGGCTGAAGCTTCATTTAATGTGAGGTAACTGGTAGCGTAGCTCACCTGCCCAACACACCAGTTACTCTGAAATGTAACAAACTGATcacaaaaacatcataaaactgCTCAGAATGTTGTCAGAACACTTTTTTCTTGGGTCTTAGTGTAGTTATATTgtaatcaaaagaaaatgaggcTTATCCTGAGATCAGTGTTACCATGAGACCACTGCAGACCTTCCATAAAAGTCCATCTGTTGATCTCACATGGGGGCCATCACAATGGATAAAACATATGAATTAAAGTAGCTCTCCGTCCTGGCATGAGGTTAAGGATActatatttcagctgcagctgttttgaagAGAGGTTTAATTCTGTCCTTTGAACACATGCAACAATAACTAATTAACCATTTTCCCAAACGTATCTAACAAAGTAGCTTCAGGCCTTGACAGCTTCACTTCACTAAGCTTTAATTAAGACAACAAGGATTTAGTATCCTCCCATCTCATTTGCTGGAAGATGAATGCAAAGTGGCCAAATTCTGCATCTCTAGAGTTTAAGAATGAATATAAAAAGATTGCAATTAATAGtgtatgaaaaaacaaatttatGTAGCGTTACTTCCACCTCAAACTCAGTTGACATGaacacatctgaaacacaatGGATGACATGATGAAGGGGGGACCTGAGCGTCCCCCCTCATCATGAGGTTTGGAACGATTGCGCTCTACATTGCAGTAAATGGCTGAGCTGCCTCAGTAGCCTTTGGACAGGCTGAGTGAGCGCAGCTGTTTGCATGGATGCAAGCGGCAAGACAAGACGAGAATACAGAGATCACCTTCATATACATCAAACAGACTGACTCCCAAAGACTCTGCATACTGCACCGCAAATATGAGTTGCAGACTTTCCCCGGGTGttttaaattataaaaataCTGACATCAAGTACACAGCAAGCCTGTACCTGGTACCTTTACCTGCTCCCTGAATCAAATGATCTTGATCTTCACAAGCCCATCAGGTATTTATGAGACTCCACTGTCATGCAAATATTCCTCCTAAGCTTGCAGATGGTCATAAATATGAGCGGGCTGCCTCGGGAAGAATGTGAGGTTGAGCTTCATGCCTCCACCGCTTCCAGGAGATCGGTTTCCATCCCAGGCCATTAAGAGTTAATTTATCACTCGTGCAATTGAAATTCAGCGTGGCTGTCACACTTATCTCTGTCAAGCCCCTGCCTCACGTCCTGATGCATGCTTCCTATTTAAACCCCATCTATCTGTTATGgatgacagaaaataattcatTCTGCTGAAATGCTGTCATTGACAAGGACAGATATCAATATTAATGCCAGATATCAATATTAAAGTTTTGCTTTACTTATCCGAGTTGTTCTGCCGCAGGGGTTGACTTTCTGCTGCCGGACACACTTGGAGTGACGGCAAGATGTGATCCACGCAGAGTGTGATTGCCTATAAACACCAAGTGACAAGTACGTCATTTATGCAGCGATGCAAAGGCGAACGCGTGAGTCCGGAGCTTATTCTGCACCGCTGccattgatttgttttgcagaggaGTAATTTCAAAGCAAATTTGAATTGTTCATTCTCAGAGGCAGCCGGCGTCCAAAATCGACTTTTGTTTGATGTATATTTATCAAATGTTTAAAACGTGGCAGACAGGATGAAGATGAATAGCTCCTGTGCTTTTGATTGCTGAACTGCAGCAAGTTTTGACCTTTGAGTCTGAGTTTGACGCAAATAAATATCAGCTTCACCGACCTGCATCCTCCAGGTGGGAAAACAGCTGACTGATGCTCGTATGAACACAGGCATCATGCAGCGGCGTCATGTGTCCAGGTGAAACTCAACAGTTTTACCTCACTGTCATTGAATTTTTAAGATACAACCCTGTGTTGATCTGTATGGTGGAGGTGCAGTGCTTTATGCTACCTGAATTAATGCTGTGTCAGATAAACGGAGCCTGCAGAAAGTCTTGTATATATTTGTTtgccctctctgctctgctacCTGGATGCTCATATGAACATGTAATATGACATTCTGAAACCTCTGGTGCTTAAGTCACTAGCAGTTATACTAATGTCCCTTTAGCTGCAGAAGACTTTATTTCTGAAGCGCTCAATAACTGCCAGATTTAATCCAATTAAATCAACCAGTTTCCATTAGCTACACTACCTGTCTGTCTATGGGAGACTCTCGAAAGATCGCTAAAACCAGCAGAGAGGGGGTCACGTGACTGCCAGGGGTCACCCAACTATCCCTACTGCTAGCAAGCTTATTTGTTAGCATGCCTATTATTACCTAATAGACCACACTGGCTGTGGGTTGGTATGGTACACGTTTCAtagcacagacagacattcagaATGAAAACATATAGAGATGTATGGATGCTGTAGAAGTTATGTTTGCATGATAGACTATTACGATTTTTGATTTTGCATAAAAGTTTTATTAAcatttgctgcagtttgacCGACTTTTCAAGAAGAGTTGTGTAATGCACTTCTTCACCTTTTACCTACCTCTACAGTTCAAGTTGAGACACTGGCAAGGCTGCAAAAGAGAAGCCAACTGATGGTCTACAACTGCACTAGACTAAACTGTAGCCCTTTAGCTGGAAGGAACCAAGTGTCCTGTCTAGAGAGGGGTCTTTTATAGGAGTTAGAGTTAgatgcagtaaaaacacagaaaagggaAATTTTTGCTTCCAAAGTTTACAGAAAGCTAATGCACTTATGTTTTTAAGTAATCAAAAACTTGttgcatacactcacacacacagggcacaTCCAAACATCACAGTAATCAAGCAACAAAAAGAGCACAGCTTCAGGCCGAGCCACTTGCACAGGGAGTGATTGTTATCATTTGAGGAAAGCTGCGGCGCCGTGATGCTTCCCAGCGTCGCTCTGAAGACACTTttgtcagaggaagaagaggattgTGCAGCGGCTCCACAGCTGCTCTCAACGAGCCTCTTTTCTGTCACCTTGGTATAACTGCGCCTGCACAGATGGTAGATTGCACACCGCCAATTTATTCCACGGCTATTTTCTCGTAAACATCCTCTGTGCCTCAAAGGACAGGTCACGAAGAGGTCGCGCTAGCTGGAAGGCTGAGGAGAACGTATTCAGAGCAAAAGAATATGCATGAGAATATGAATATGCACAGGAGGATGAAAGAAAAACGCTGCTTTTTCCTGAGATGCTCTCTGAAGCGGATTATGCAGCGTTAAAGAATTTGCCTCCAGCCTTCACATCTAACCAGACCACAATGCCAAACCAAGGTCTACTCTGCGCCCTAACAGTTTTTATTCCTACTCAAGGCTCCACAGGCCTGCCTTCCGATGCTTTGTTTTGAAATCTGAGTGTTCCCAATTGTCTAGCACTCCGCCTCGCTCGTTATGAGGTTCATTTACCACAAGCCCCGGAATAATCACTCGCTTTTCATTTTCCCCAAGCTTTAGCCTTTTAAATGCTCTACCACTGGCTTCTTTGGCCAATTACAGAGCAGACTTTCTATTACTCAGCATATTGTATCAAATTGCATATGCCATAGGGGGTGATCAGAGGAATGcaaaacacagcactgaggATAAGAAGCCGGGAATAACAATTATTTCACATGTATACTACTGGGCAGACTATGCTTGTGCAttttttcaagaaaataaagtcattaaCTGATAACATACCGCGGCTGTTAGGGGTTGAATTCTCTTCTTTCATGCACAATAAACCTAAAGAACAAACGCACCCTAAACTGATACACTGGAGTAAAACTGTTTCAATTATATTTTAGTTTCCAAAACTGTTCTAGAAACTGATCAAAAAGAAGTGTTTGACGTAAAGATGCCAAGCGGGAATAGATTTATTATGAAGAAATCATAACAGCAACGGTGTGTTTTCTGCCTACAAACTCCCACAAGGTTTTCCGAGCGAAACTGTTTGAGGAAAGAGCCTCGCCACAAGTGCTTCccacatttttatgtttatctTTGCAAGTACTgaactgaagacatttttcatttctccgGCACCAAATCCCGcaggagagctgctgctccctcagatgatgatgatgcctgGAACAAAGAGTTCACAAATCcggtgtgtgcgcacacactcacacgcacacacacacacacacacacacacacacacacacacacctgtaggCATCTGAAGCTGGAGCAACCTAATTACAGTGATGTTGTTTGGTGCAGATTTGTCCATACGTGCCTCCACACATGTATGCTATTCGGCGCTTTAAGCTAAGAATAAgatgcaggaaaacagaaattaaCAATCAATATTAAtcttgtctgtttttcagaggCATCAAAGTGGGAAATGATTGAGTGGTTCACTGTTTTCACCTTCAAGAGAAACGAAagcaagaaaggaaagagattTCAGAGCAGAGCTACTGTTCATGACAGATAATAAGCTTCACTCACAGGTTCACCAGTGAAGACCTGTGAACATCCAGGTTTTATTACACTCACCAGAATGTGTGGATATTAGATCAGCaacactgcacatcacacaGCTTTTCTATATGTGTagtctgtgtgtgacacagtcATGATGAGTGCAATCACTGACAATCCCTCCCCATAATAATCCTCATACAGATGCAATGATGGGTCACTAAACTTCTGCCTGTGGTTGGTTGTGTCAAAACAGAGCTTCAAGGTGAGCAGATGAATGAAGACATCCTTCtgctcaaacatccaagtgagGGATGCTCTCTTTGACTCTGCAACGCTCCTGCAGGTGCGTACAATTTGCAGTCTGTGGTAAACGGtggagaaacaaagtaaaataaatagaaaaacagaagtaaGATGcctcaaagaaaagcagaaattaatgaatatgtgtttttgttgtccagaTCAAATGAAATAATTGATAGATGAAGCTACGCACCTCTATAATTCTACTAGTTAAGACATTATGGTTGAAGACAGCCATTCATCTGCTAATTACACAGATGCTGCATTTGATTTAATCACACGCTGCCGGCCACTTACACACACCGACACCTGAATCGAAAATCACTCGGCTGCGCTGCTTGCAGCGCCACACGGAGGCTGTCGACCGCCAGTGACGCGATGAGAGCTTCAACctgagctcagctgctgctgaatgaacAGCTTTCATTTCTACCACTCGTGTTTTCCCACAGTCAAACCGCAGCGTAATCTACTTTCGCTGGTGCATTAACTTCCAGATAATGTGTATTAAATCCAGCTGAATAAaaactttcatttgttttctgtaataaatacaatatcaaGCCTTATAAAAGCGGTTTATTTAATCTCAagtaaatgaaaagaagaaagcactcaaaaatgtaatatttgtcCTCAGTACACACTGCACTTGCAGTACATCTGCTCTCCTTCATGTTCAAGTAATAGAAAATATAATAGTCTGCAGCACTGCCCGAGACAAATAACTGCACATTACACATTAACAGAAGTAACATTCACTTGGGAATGCAAGCAGCCGATATCTTCCCGCCGTCCGGATACGCtttgaacaaatgtttttttcattgcacGAAACAAAGATCTGTGGATGTGTTGTAAGAAAATATGTCTGCTTCTGGGAGGAAAACACGTCCGCTCACCGTTTCCGCCGCTCTCCTACATGATacgagtgttttttttttagcatgtttaaACGAGTCATTACGTTGTAAACTCACCACGTTCCTCGCGACAGCTGCCGCAGTGCCAGACAGTACATCCAACATTAACACCTTGTTCAGAAAGTACAACAACTGAAAATATATGAGGAACATTCATAATTAGAGCTGGAGATCAACCCAAGAGGCGAATGTCTGGGTTCAAAGAAGTGTGTTGGCATTGATGTAATCTGCAGTTTAGTAATTGGGGACCGTTTGTGTCTTGTATAAATGAGTGCTTTAACACAAGCCTCTCAGCTTCCTGTCTTGTACTTTCCTATAAAAATCATAGTGCTGCTGGCAATGACAACCAACAGGCtgaacattttgcacatttttggaaaacagATTTCCAAATTTGTGCCTACTTAGTGAGTCTGAGCTGAGTGGCTCTCATAAACACCTTGACGTGAGGGTGGATAGAGAATACAGATGAGTTTGCTTTGGCCTTGCACTATAAATAATCCTGGCAAAGCAGTCAGTGCCTGGACAAAGTCCCGGATGCTTCGTCGATACTGCTCCTTCAGCTCAGCGCTACGTGCTGTACAGTATGATGGTGAAGCAGGGGATAAGAGGACATTCTACGCCTCCCTGACTCTACCGCCGGCGCTAGTGCTAACCGTCCTGCTAACATTTCAGGTGTTTCTTGCTGGTCATGTCGTTCCAGATGCGGTGCATCTCCTCGGGGGAGATCTGGTGGACGGTGACCACCCGGCGGTAGCGGCAGAGGCTGTAGGCCATCTTCCAGTGGTTGAAGCCGCTGTTCTGGAAGGGGTGGATGCCCAGCTTACGGAGACACACGCCGACGTACACGTCCTCCAGGTGCAGCAGCCTGGTGTGTAAGGAGGTCTTGTATATGAGCTCGGCCACGTCTGCCGAGAAGATGTAGCCGGTGCCGGAGCAGAAGGGTGGGTACTTGCTCTCTGGGTACAGATCCCTGGGCATGTACCACTTGCTGCGCATGTCTCTGATTGGCCCACCGTTGATGACATAGCCAGTGAAGTACCTCCTCCTGGGCTTGGTGGTGGGCTTCAACAGGTTGTAGATGAGGTTCTCCATGTTGACAAAGATGTCACTGTCCGTCTTGAGGACATATTGCGCCTTAGAGCAAAATGTGGCCACCCAGCGCATGCCCATCAGCGTCTTCAGTGTAAGGTTGTGATAAGAGTCAATGAAATCCTCCACCACAATGTCATGAAAGATCTGACTCTCCTGCTCCACCATCTGGTTGAGGACGGTATCAGTGCTGCGGCCCAACAAGAACAGCGTGACCACACGCACGTCCGGAAACGTGCTCTCGTCACCCCATGTCTCTCGGATGGCCTGACGGGCGTCGAACTCCTTGTGGGTGGTGCTGATCAGGATGACGAGGAAGGGGGGCTCCGCCTCGCACTTCTTGGCCTCGT
It includes:
- the LOC121627516 gene encoding beta-1,3-galactosyltransferase 1-like translates to MPSKVSCLYLLTVVCWASALWYLSVSRPSTSYGGQLTIPIRKTPKLNKNATFTNIRTRSLNPHDFDYLINEAKKCEAEPPFLVILISTTHKEFDARQAIRETWGDESTFPDVRVVTLFLLGRSTDTVLNQMVEQESQIFHDIVVEDFIDSYHNLTLKTLMGMRWVATFCSKAQYVLKTDSDIFVNMENLIYNLLKPTTKPRRRYFTGYVINGGPIRDMRSKWYMPRDLYPESKYPPFCSGTGYIFSADVAELIYKTSLHTRLLHLEDVYVGVCLRKLGIHPFQNSGFNHWKMAYSLCRYRRVVTVHQISPEEMHRIWNDMTSKKHLKC